The genomic interval TGGTGGCCAGGTGGTAGATCTCGACGAGGTTGAGCAGCAGGGAGACGCAGGCCACCGCCAGCATGAAGAGGATGAAGATGGTCTTCTCGGTGGGCCGGGACACGTAGCAGTTGACGGCGTTGGGGCAGGGCCAGCGGCGGCAGGCGTAGAGGGGCTCCAGCGCGAAGCCGTACAGGGCGCACTGGCCCGCCATGAAGCCCACCTCCAGGAGCGCCTTGGAGACCACGCTGCAGACGTAGGTCCTCAGGACGGCGCCCCGcaggcggccccggccccgcacgtcccggccgggccgccgccgccgcgggaccccgccgccggcccgcagcgccgctgccgccgccgggcgctgccgggcctTCTCCTGCCGGCGCAGCAGGTGCAGGACGTGGCCCAGGTAGACCAGGCTGGGGGTGGAGACGAAGATGATCTGCAGCACCCAGAAGCGGAGGTGGGAGATGGGGAAGGCGCTGTCGTAGCAGGCGCTCTGGCAGCCGGGCTGCTGCGTGTCGCAGGCGAAGCCGGCCAGCTCGTCGCCCCAGgcgcgctccgcggccgcccccaGCACCAGGATGCGGAAGACGAAGAGGACGGAGAGCCAGACCTGCCCCACCGCCGTCGAGTGCTCCTGGGCGCCCTCCAGCAGCCGCCCCAGCAGGCTCCAGTCCCCCATGGCCGCTCCGTCCGACGGCGGGCGAGGGGcgagcggggcggccgccggccccgttGGCTCGCTCCGTGAGCGGCGGATGACGCGGCCaccggggaaaaaaaaaaaaaaaaacaaaaaaacacaacaaaaaccctcccccccccctctaTTTTTGGTCTGGGCACTTTTACTAAATATACTCGGGGCCGCAGGGGATggcgccggggagcggcgggggcagcgcgaGCCCTTGGCCGCCGCTCAATGCCACCGCTGCCCCCCGCGGTCCCCGACGGCgaggagaaaggaagggggcagcggcgggcaggggcgggcggccgccctAGCACGCCGAGCAGCGgtcgcccttctcctgcagcccGGGGTTGCGGCGCAGCATGTCCTTGAGGGAGCCGTCCTGCTCCGTCAGCAGCTGGTTGATCTCGTTCTGCTTGTACTCGGAGGAGAGCTTGTGGCCGTAGAAGGAGCCCTTCGCCGACGGCGGGTTGGAGtccggccggccgcggcgggcgcaaGCCCGCACCACCAGGTAGACCAGCTCCGCCAGGTTGAG from Rhea pennata isolate bPtePen1 chromosome 11, bPtePen1.pri, whole genome shotgun sequence carries:
- the LOC134145152 gene encoding gap junction alpha-3 protein-like, encoding MGDWSLLGRLLEGAQEHSTAVGQVWLSVLFVFRILVLGAAAERAWGDELAGFACDTQQPGCQSACYDSAFPISHLRFWVLQIIFVSTPSLVYLGHVLHLLRRQEKARQRPAAAAALRAGGGVPRRRRPGRDVRGRGRLRGAVLRTYVCSVVSKALLEVGFMAGQCALYGFALEPLYACRRWPCPNAVNCYVSRPTEKTIFILFMLAVACVSLLLNLVEIYHLATTKCRPGARPRGKRPAGVLAV